A part of Saliniradius amylolyticus genomic DNA contains:
- a CDS encoding helix-turn-helix transcriptional regulator, which yields MTKLNHNEQNNTLILELLSLLYSGDLTSGELLKTLRKELMGLSQLAFAEQVGISRRTLIALEQDKASPTLQILNAAFKPFGLKYNLVAKDDDLMHQLIQHQHTQD from the coding sequence ATGACCAAGCTTAATCATAATGAGCAAAATAATACACTTATTTTGGAACTACTCAGTTTACTTTATTCTGGGGACCTAACATCCGGTGAACTGCTTAAGACCCTCAGGAAAGAGCTAATGGGTCTGTCGCAATTGGCTTTTGCCGAACAAGTGGGTATCAGTCGTCGAACACTCATCGCACTGGAGCAGGATAAAGCCAGTCCCACCTTACAGATCCTCAATGCCGCCTTTAAACCTTTTGGCCTGAAATACAACCTGGTTGCCAAAGACGACGATCTCATGCATCAGCTGATTCAACACCAACATACGCAAGATTAG
- a CDS encoding F0F1 ATP synthase subunit epsilon, protein MAAMTVHLDVVSAEEKIFSGRVETLQVTGSEGELGIYPGHAPLLTNLKPGMVRLVKQHGHEEFIYIAGGVLEVQPGNVTVLADVAVRAKDLDEQAALEAKRHAEEHIANPASDLSFAEAASELAAALAQLKLIKKVRK, encoded by the coding sequence ATGGCAGCAATGACTGTACATCTCGACGTGGTAAGTGCCGAGGAGAAGATTTTCTCCGGAAGGGTGGAAACCCTTCAGGTCACCGGCAGCGAAGGCGAGCTGGGTATCTACCCAGGTCACGCACCTCTGCTGACAAACCTTAAGCCCGGAATGGTACGTCTGGTCAAACAGCACGGTCACGAAGAGTTTATCTATATTGCCGGTGGTGTACTGGAAGTGCAGCCTGGTAATGTGACGGTATTGGCCGATGTGGCGGTACGCGCCAAGGATCTGGATGAGCAAGCGGCGCTGGAAGCTAAGCGCCATGCTGAAGAGCATATTGCTAACCCAGCCAGCGACCTGTCATTTGCGGAAGCGGCATCCGAACTGGCCGCTGCCTTGGCTCAGCTGAAGCTGATCAAGAAGGTGCGCAAGTAA
- a CDS encoding MGMT family protein — protein MSSYYPPIWDVVSYIPSGKVATYGQVADLAGLPGRARLVSKALRAAPEKLVLPWHRVLRADGRIAFAAGSKEADEQRQRLLEEGVQLTGLGVQLKANQWQPDLQELLFSLKY, from the coding sequence ATGAGCTCATATTACCCGCCCATCTGGGACGTAGTCAGTTATATTCCTTCGGGTAAGGTGGCGACCTATGGTCAGGTGGCCGATTTAGCCGGGCTGCCCGGACGGGCAAGGCTCGTTAGTAAGGCATTAAGAGCCGCTCCGGAGAAGCTTGTATTGCCTTGGCACAGAGTGCTGAGGGCCGATGGCCGTATCGCCTTTGCAGCGGGATCTAAAGAAGCTGACGAGCAGCGTCAGCGGCTGCTAGAGGAAGGCGTTCAGCTAACGGGTCTTGGGGTGCAACTAAAGGCAAATCAGTGGCAACCAGACCTACAAGAACTGCTGTTCTCATTAAAGTATTAA
- a CDS encoding nuclear transport factor 2 family protein has translation MRLLALVFILVFSPLLIAGEKTETEIQRQLEDFLTGASIHSAKAHNKFWHPDLIYTSSGGERFGKSSIINALQDPDTDDINPDDLPQYSAQDIQVKPLSESVAVLTFKLVSTDKKGKSYYYNSGVFVKEGSQWQAINWQATKIP, from the coding sequence ATGCGACTGCTAGCTCTTGTTTTTATACTAGTTTTTAGTCCTCTTTTAATAGCAGGAGAAAAAACTGAAACTGAGATACAAAGACAGTTGGAAGATTTTTTGACAGGGGCTTCTATCCATTCCGCAAAGGCGCATAACAAATTCTGGCATCCCGACTTGATCTACACAAGCTCTGGTGGTGAGCGCTTCGGCAAGTCCAGCATCATTAACGCACTACAAGACCCGGATACCGACGATATCAACCCGGACGATTTGCCTCAGTATTCAGCTCAGGATATTCAGGTTAAGCCTCTATCTGAATCTGTCGCCGTACTGACCTTTAAGCTGGTATCCACAGACAAAAAAGGCAAGAGTTACTACTACAATAGCGGTGTGTTTGTTAAAGAAGGCAGTCAATGGCAAGCCATTAACTGGCAGGCTACTAAGATTCCTTAG
- a CDS encoding choice-of-anchor H family protein, which produces MNTITSLFILSSLVTATVAYAESKIINTEITQAETRTKNKTPDEETEAGQESNTQHHYGEHSYIYDAWVSIERDQDYDGYASSFTLSMDIDSYYSSRWVYVKLSISDDLYHYQTYHVSSDIRVEGDSTSDVFSVETELAADFPPSDYSFAIELYDANTHRLLEVYDSDDDSDLLYVPLESREYDKGQSTVSIEAHGGSMGLAFIAVVAGVRLFRRYHKKH; this is translated from the coding sequence ATGAACACAATCACTTCACTTTTTATATTGAGCAGTCTGGTCACGGCGACAGTGGCCTACGCCGAATCAAAGATCATCAACACGGAAATCACCCAGGCTGAAACCAGGACTAAGAATAAGACGCCCGATGAAGAAACTGAGGCCGGGCAAGAGAGCAACACACAGCACCATTACGGTGAGCACAGCTATATTTATGATGCCTGGGTCAGCATTGAGCGCGACCAGGATTATGACGGCTATGCCTCCAGCTTTACCTTATCCATGGATATCGATAGCTATTATTCTTCTCGTTGGGTCTATGTGAAGCTGAGTATTAGTGACGACCTGTACCATTACCAAACCTATCATGTCAGCTCGGATATAAGAGTCGAGGGAGACTCTACTTCAGACGTGTTCAGTGTGGAAACTGAGCTTGCTGCCGATTTTCCACCATCGGATTATTCGTTTGCAATAGAGCTTTATGACGCCAACACTCATCGCCTGTTAGAGGTATATGACAGCGATGACGACAGCGACCTTCTCTATGTTCCACTTGAGAGCAGGGAGTATGACAAAGGCCAAAGTACTGTCAGTATCGAGGCCCATGGTGGCAGTATGGGCCTCGCCTTTATCGCTGTTGTGGCTGGGGTCCGTCTATTTAGGCGATACCATAAAAAACACTAA